Proteins from a genomic interval of Lolium perenne isolate Kyuss_39 chromosome 1, Kyuss_2.0, whole genome shotgun sequence:
- the LOC127316021 gene encoding protein N-terminal glutamine amidohydrolase encodes MADDGAAAGADHSPPSPPLHPAPPSDPPLDAAAFTHTPYYCEENVYLLCKELIRSGFADPAGTDLYAVFISNAEKKVPLWYQKASPSDDGFVMWDYHVICIQSRRNKGEVLDLVWDLDSTLPFPCPFLQYVSEAIQALSFADSIYRRLFRVIHGPVFLRSFASDRSHMKDPTGNWIALPPKYEPIVAEDGNTNNLNEYIAMSMNDVGDLESMVNDVHSNKHGVVTNETLLPKFFSRLPERHP; translated from the exons ATGGCCGACGACGGAGCAGCCGCCGGCGCAGATCACTCCCCTCCTTCTCCGCCTCTCCATCCCGCGCCGCCGAGCGACCCGCCCCTCGATGCAGCTGCCTTCACCCACACCCCGTACTACTG TGAAGAAAATGTGTACTTGCTATGTAAGGAACTGATTAGATCTGGATTTGCTGATCCTGCGGGCACTGACCTTTACGCTGTTTTCATATCAAATGCGGAAAAGAAG GTTCCTCTCTGGTACCAGAAAGCAAGTCCCAGTGATGATGGATTTGTCATGTGGGATTATCATGTAATCTGTATCCAG TCTAGGCGAAACAAAGGAGAAGTTCTTGATCTTGTTTGGGATTTGGACTCCACTCTTCCTTTCCCTTGCCCATTCCTCCAATATGTTTCTGAGGCAATTCAGGCACTATCATTTGCTGACTCCATCTATCGAAG ACTTTTCCGTGTAATCCATGGTCCAGTATTTCTTCGATCATTTGCATCAGATAGAAGCCACATGAAGGACCCCACGGGGAACTGGATTGCCTTACCCCCGAAATATGAACCAATTGTCGCTGAAG ACGGAAACACCAATAACCTGAATGAGTACATCGCCATGTCTATGAACGATGTCGGTGACCTGGAAAGTATGGTTAACGATGTCCACTCCAATAAACATGGTGTGGTGACAAACGAAACCTtgctgcccaagttcttctcccgGTTGCCCGAACGACATCCTTAA